The sequence ACTCGTCAATTTAGAAGGTCAAGATAAATTGGCTGCAATTCCATGACATTGGCTCTGATAAGGCAATCATTCGTTCGGGTGTTTAGATAATATATATTTCATGATTTAAATGTATAGTGGTATCTATAGGAACTTTTAATAATTATCAGTATCGTAGCTGCTCCTAAAAGTAACTTTCGGCTAAATAATTAGACAATCAGAATCATTATCAATATCACTAAGCACTACAAATCATAATTATATGCAGCTTAAAAGACAAGCTAATCAAATGATCACACCTACGGTCACTATACGTAAACACTTACAGAAAAATTATCATCTCACTTAAAGCGGACCAATCAGATAATCAGTTCCAAAACAAAATGGTAAAGATAGTTTTTAGAATGATATATTAAAGCTTACTTTTTCAATGTTCTCTCTGATTGCATACTTGCATGCGCGTTGGCATATCTCTGTAATATCAGCCCCACTAAAGCCTTGTGTATATTTAGCAAGAGCTCTCAAATCAACGTCTTTGGAAACAGGGGACTTCCTCATTGCCGCCTTAAAAATCTGGTGGCGGGAATCCTCATCTGGTAGCGGGATATAAATTAGCTGATCGAGACGCCCAGGACGTAGTAGAGCAGGATCAATGATGTCGGGTCTATTAGTAGCACCGATTATAAAAACCGTCTTTTTAGCAGACATTCCATCCATTTCAGTCAACAGTTGATTAAGCACCCTATCAGCAGCACCACCTGCATCACCAGAACTACTTCCCCTCTGCAATAAATCATAACAAATATTTATGAAACCCTAGCTGAAAACTGGCAATCTCTGTATTTAAAGATATGAACTAAATGATGACCTGAGTTGCAATAGAATCAAGTTCATCGAAGAAGAGGACACACGGTGCAGAACCTCTGGCCTTGTCGAAAATTTCACGAACATTGGCTTCACTCTCACCGAACCACATGGTAAGCAATTCGGGTCCTTTGATGCTAATGAAGTTGGCTTGACACTCGTTTGCAATAGCTTTAGCTAAAAGTGTCTTACCACATCCAGGTGGACCATAGAAAAGAACACCTTTTGAAGGTGACATGCCAAATTTCTCGAATTTTTCTGGATGCTCCACGGGGTATTGGACGGTctgacaacaacaaaaaaaaaaacaacttgAATGAAGTAGGAAAACGCGGTAAGATGTATACTTTAAACCAACTGCACTCTTTTCTAGAGTAGTTTTTCCATTCAGGTTATGTATAACACCAAAATCAAATATAATTTTAACTTTTTGTAATTGTATGTAAGAAAAACTTTCCATTGTAGGTAATATATGTGATCAACCTTCCAACTCTGGTAAAAACAGTGATGTGGCAGTGTGTACAACATCACCAATTTTACCCTGCTgcataagtttttctattttttatttttttgtgaaaAGCAATACCTGCTAGTCTGCTACATAAGGTTACTAACCTATTGTCGCAAAAAATTAGAAGTATCATGTATACAAATGGAGTAAAATATACATTTGTTCTGAACATAATAATTATAAAGTATACAGCTTAAATTGGTCGAGCGGAACTAACATGTCAATCTCACACAGAAGAAATCATTTAATTAATAAAGGTATAAGACCTCTTACATCATGTATtataaaatagaaaagaaaaaataGATTAGTATTTGTATAGTATGATTTATGTATCATATTTGACACACTATCTGTTCATATGAAACCCATAATAAAAAATTCAAAAAAGGACCACCCTTAATATTCATTACCTCTTGCAGCTCACGCTTGACATTTTCAAGACCTCCAATATCCTCCCAGCTGCAATTGGGAACCTCCACAACCTGATTATAGTCCAAAGAGAGATTATGATACAATTGAATATAGTTCATTTAACTGACTTTATTATAAAGTATGTATGAGGTGTTCAACATACAGTCTCACGCAAAGCAGATGGGTTGCTTGTTCCAAGAGCCGTCTGAAAATGTTCATTAGAGACAGCCATTGAATTCAGTATCTCAGCATCAATAGAATCATCTTCCAAATCAATGACGTCCATTTTTTCTCTGATGCATTGAAGTGCAGCTTCAGTACAGAGAGCAGCCAGGTCAGCCCCAACATAACCGTGTGTTTCTTTAGATATCTTCTCCAAATCAACCTGATAATAAATATTTTTTCATTGTAACTGAAGGTCAGTCAAATGATTGTGGCTAACtaataaaaaattaaattaaatggaGTAACTTACATCATCGGAAAGTTTCATGTTCTTGGTGTGGATACGAATAACTTCAAGACGTCCAACTTCATCAGGCACGCCAATGTCTATTTCCCTGTCAAACCTGCCAAACCTTCTGAGAGCAGGATCGATGCTGTTAGGGCGATTTGTGGCCCCCATTACAATAACATGTGCACGAGATTTTAACCCATCCATGAGTGTCAATAGTTGTGAAACAATCCTCCTTTCAACTTCACCATTAGTCTTGTCTCGCTTAGGTGCAATGGAATCAatctcatcaatgaaaataatcgaCGGGGCATTCTTTTCAGCCTCCTCAAACGCCTTCCTGAGATTGCTTTCACTCTCTCCAGCCATTTTTGACATAATTTCAGGTCCATTAATGCAGAAAAAGAACGCACCCGTTTCATTGGCTACAGCCCTTGCAATAAGTGTCTTTCCAGAACCAGGGGGTCCATAGAGTAAAATACCTTTAGGGGGTTTTACTCCAATGGATTTAAAAAGTTGAGGGTGCCTTAATGGCAATTCAACCAACTCACGAATCTGAGCCATTTGTTTCCTGACACCGCCTACATCATCATAACCAATCTCATCCAACCTGTCTTCATCATCCCTTTTGATGGGCTCACCCTCGCAAAAGATTTCAGTGTCTGGAGcaacaacacaatactcctctggGTCGGTCTCGATTACCTTGAACTCTACAGATCTCATCCCACCTCTAACAAGAAAATGATCTCCTTTTCTTACAGGTCTATACGCCTCCAAAAAGTAGGCTGCATTCATCACAATTAAGCTCAATTAGACAACAATTCTATTAAGAAAATATATCAAATAACATATATAATTAAAAACATAAATGAACAAACACTAATTGCGTCAATTTTGTAACATATTGTATGACAAGGGTCTCATGTGGCAAaggtacttataatactaataacttaCGTTTCAGAAATGCATCAAATAAGTCCCCTGTGACACCTTCAATTGTGTCATCTAGAGGAAGAACATGTATACGCTTCCCATACTTCACATCTGGGCACTGGTGCACAGATACAACATCTCCCAGACGAACCCTCAAATTTGTTCTGATAACCTTATTCATTCTGATCTTGGGTTCATCACAACTTTCATCAGCAAGTGCGATACACACTGTATCTCTTCTTTTCTTCCCCTGCGAAACATTTCAACAGTACTTTTAAATGGAACTTCAAATATTGCTTCTTTATATTATATCTATCTAAAATCTAGCTACATAAGCACAGAAGACTATGAgagttgaaatatatataaaattaatatatatatatatatatatatatatatatatatatatatatatatatatatatatatatatatatatctatacattattataaagcgcgtgcTTTATATCCTACGTGTCAACTTCTGGTTAAATTATGACACATGTCAGCTTCACATTTTACTCTGCCACATGTCACTATATCATTAAATAATAAGATATTGATAAAATTTGTTAAGTTTTGATTGATATCAATTCCTAATATATAGCATATATTGTATgtaaataaaatttttaatatatttatcttTCATAAATATAGCTAAATCTAATTCCGTATATATCCATAATAAAATTTAATTACAATATATTAAATATttcatatatttcatatattccacATATAATAAACAATATATATGGAGTAAAATATCTCTATCTTCACGTATATGCATATTCTGTCCCATAAATTTCCTTATATATTTTAATGACTCACGAAATAATAGTAACGATGAAACAAATTAACAAGAATAAAATATtagtaaatttaaaattaatattactttattatatgtaatcttaattattaaaatatatttacgaAACTTAAATCAAAATgtgaaacaaataaatgttaaaatATTGCAATCAACTATTTTAGGTTAAAAAAATTATTAATGATGTTTTGCACAAATAAATTGTTAAATACTATTTACACTTAACCACTCAACGAATTTTTTACAAATAAATTACTCAaatttatgtactaccatattttcaAATTTATACTACATTACGAGCTAGCAATAAAAATGTCCAAGTTCAAGTTTATGAACAAATATTAAGATCCCATGATAATTGTATTTTGCTTAATATAAAGCTTTATAATATTCGTAAACAAAACAATTATACATGTCACTATTTTTTAAATGATTGTCATACGGGCTCATATATAACaacaatataaatattgagagactaTCCTAACACGAGCTAATACCCTCAATTGATTCTTTGATAATGTTACTTGAAGTTGATAAATTAGCGAGTTTATTAGAATTTGTAAAATTTGAATTATGGTAAAATTTAAGTTTAGTGCATAATACATTTTTCATTCtttttacttaatattattatgcATGACAAATTTTAAGTGTGGTATTATATTTGTATTTTTGATctcatatattacatatatcaagTCGAGCAATTTAAATAACTGTTATAATATAAATATGATTTTGTTATAATATAAAAAAATTTGTAGATGTTAAGTTACTAACAACGTCTAAAACTCCTTTTATAATTTTCAACACCACGGGTTCTTAAACtcaaatgaatttttaaaatttgttaacactacgaacttttaaacttaaaagaacttttaaaatttgttaacactACTGGCTcttaaactaaaaataataattgtttgaaaaaatcaattaattttacACGATTATTTTActcaccgtgcaacgcacgggctctaaaaactagtatatatatatatatatatatatatatatatatatatatatatatatatatatatatatatatatatatatatatatatatatatatatataattaataataaagttAAACCTTGAGCAATAACTGCAGTTTATATCTATCTAAAAtctagctacatgaaaattgagaATAAAATGAAAACCTTAAGCAGGATAGTATCACCACGAAACAACTGCAGTTTCTCCAGAGTGTTTGGATGCATTGCAACAACTGAATTATCATCGTTCACTGCTTCATCAACCACAAGCCGATTAGGCGATTTCTTTCGCTCTAAAATAGCTGTTGAAAAGTCCTTTTTTGCTGCCGGTTGACCTTTTCTGTAGCAATTAACATCTCATCTAATTAGGTTATTAAATTCTACTTTAATAAATCTAGATTGAATAAATAAAAACTGTGAAATTGTAAAGTAAATTGAATAGTTTATAATTCACGGTCAACTTACGGTTCAGATGATGAAGATTCCGGTTGATTGCTCATATTGAGACGACGATTTGATTGATGCTCCGGTGGTGAGACTGAGGGATGAATCTGATAACTTTTGCTACACGATATTGTTTGATCTGCAGTATTGTACGTTCGTGTATTTGTTGAAATGTTACTTTTTGTCCCTCAAGTATTTATGAAATACAATTTTAGTCCACT comes from Rutidosis leptorrhynchoides isolate AG116_Rl617_1_P2 chromosome 4, CSIRO_AGI_Rlap_v1, whole genome shotgun sequence and encodes:
- the LOC139904667 gene encoding cell division cycle protein 48 homolog, which codes for MLMNSTDQTISCSKSYQIHPSVSPPEHQSNRRLNMSNQPESSSSEPKGQPAAKKDFSTAILERKKSPNRLVVDEAVNDDNSVVAMHPNTLEKLQLFRGDTILLKGKKRRDTVCIALADESCDEPKIRMNKVIRTNLRVRLGDVVSVHQCPDVKYGKRIHVLPLDDTIEGVTGDLFDAFLKPYFLEAYRPVRKGDHFLVRGGMRSVEFKVIETDPEEYCVVAPDTEIFCEGEPIKRDDEDRLDEIGYDDVGGVRKQMAQIRELVELPLRHPQLFKSIGVKPPKGILLYGPPGSGKTLIARAVANETGAFFFCINGPEIMSKMAGESESNLRKAFEEAEKNAPSIIFIDEIDSIAPKRDKTNGEVERRIVSQLLTLMDGLKSRAHVIVMGATNRPNSIDPALRRFGRFDREIDIGVPDEVGRLEVIRIHTKNMKLSDDVDLEKISKETHGYVGADLAALCTEAALQCIREKMDVIDLEDDSIDAEILNSMAVSNEHFQTALGTSNPSALRETVVEVPNCSWEDIGGLENVKRELQETVQYPVEHPEKFEKFGMSPSKGVLFYGPPGCGKTLLAKAIANECQANFISIKGPELLTMWFGESEANVREIFDKARGSAPCVLFFDELDSIATQRGSSSGDAGGAADRVLNQLLTEMDGMSAKKTVFIIGATNRPDIIDPALLRPGRLDQLIYIPLPDEDSRHQIFKAAMRKSPVSKDVDLRALAKYTQGFSGADITEICQRACKYAIRENIEKDIEKERKKSENPDSMDEDEDEVAEIKAAHFEESMKYARRSVSDADIRKYQAFAQTLQQSRGFGSEFRFPDAASGAAAADPFAASSGGADDDDLYS